A genome region from Oscillospiraceae bacterium includes the following:
- the proC gene encoding pyrroline-5-carboxylate reductase yields the protein MRIGFVGMGNMARPIVATVARHRLIGKADLFVHDPSSEAAAYCQKMDYVYCQSNAQVVAESDIIFLLIKPQYLIGVLQSLTDCSAEKCFVSFAAGITTASIAVQLHPTASVMRVMPNTPMQIGCGACALAIPKDNVPMAYVDFLREILDASGMYVELPEAQMDAVIAVNGSTPALFYQLAQAIAQFGATHGIDEKDALLLAAKTMEGSARMLLQGDSSPDALTNVVTSKGGTTFEMLQTLRGNRFYDALNDGLTACVKRAEELAK from the coding sequence TGGCAAGGCCGACTTGTTTGTGCATGATCCGTCGAGCGAGGCTGCGGCATACTGTCAAAAAATGGATTATGTATACTGTCAAAGTAATGCGCAAGTGGTGGCGGAGAGTGACATAATATTTTTACTTATCAAGCCGCAATACTTGATAGGTGTATTGCAATCGTTGACAGATTGCTCAGCCGAAAAATGCTTTGTTTCCTTTGCGGCCGGCATCACAACGGCATCTATCGCAGTGCAGTTGCATCCGACGGCGAGTGTTATGCGCGTCATGCCTAACACGCCGATGCAAATCGGTTGCGGTGCGTGTGCGCTGGCAATACCGAAAGACAATGTGCCGATGGCTTATGTCGATTTTTTGCGTGAGATTTTGGACGCTTCGGGTATGTACGTCGAATTGCCGGAAGCGCAGATGGATGCGGTTATTGCTGTCAATGGCTCGACGCCAGCGCTGTTTTACCAATTGGCACAGGCCATTGCGCAATTTGGCGCAACGCATGGCATTGATGAGAAAGATGCATTGCTGCTTGCGGCCAAGACAATGGAAGGCTCGGCAAGAATGCTCTTGCAAGGTGACAGTTCGCCTGACGCGCTAACCAATGTCGTCACCTCCAAAGGCGGCACGACATTTGAAATGTTACAGACATTGCGCGGCAATAGGTTCTACGATGCGTTAAATGACGGATTGACGGCGTGTGTAAAGAGGGCGGAGGAGTTAGCTAAGTAA